The nucleotide sequence ACGCCATTTGAATGGGTCGCTCGCTTGCGGTTCCGGACGTCGCCGTCCCGCCTGTCCCCTCACCCTCACCCTCACCCTGTCTCCTCACCCTCACCCTTCCTCCTCTATGTCGCGGAAACGATTGGTCGGCCAACTGCTCCGGTCGCACCTGACCATCGTTTGCGGCGTCGTGTTGGCTGCCGGATGGTGTGCGTCGAAAGCACTCGAAGAGACGCTGATTTCGGGCGTCGAAGACCGCATGGAAGCGATGGCCCGGCTGGTCGCTGGCCGTCGCGGCAACGCCTTCTCCGGCGATACGGCTGATTTCGATCAATTCGCGGCCCAGGCCGCCCATGCCCTAAGCGGGCGATTCACGATTGTCCGCCCAAGTGGCGAAGTCATCTTCGACTCGCAGGCTGACACGACCAAAATGGACAATCACGCCGGGCGGCCCGAAATCGTCGAGGCCTTGGCCGGCTCCTCGGGCCGCTCGATTCGCTACAGCACGACCTTCAATATCCGGATGCTGTATGTCGCAGTTCCGGTGCGCAGTGAGGATCGGATTGTCGGCGTGGTCCGGGCTGCAGTGCCGGCCAGCGACATCGATCCGGAATTGAGCCGTCTGCGCTGGCAAGTCGCCTTCGCGTGTGTGGTCATCCTCTGCGGGGCCATGGCCGTGTCATGGATCTTGTCACGGCATGTTGCCCGCCCGGTAGCGGAGATCGCATCGGCCGCCCGCAGCCTGGCAGACGGGGATTTGAACACTCAATTTCCCGCCGCCGACACCGATGAATTGATCGGCCTCACGGAATCGATTCGCCAATTGGCACAGCAGATCGAAGAACGCAGCCACGTCATCGGCCGGAAGGGGCACGAACAAGAAGCCGTCTTGGCCAGCATGGTCGAAGGCGTGCTGGCCGTCGACCCGCAAGAACGGGTCATCAGCTTGAATCGAGCCGCGGCGGAATTGATCGGAAGCCGGCAGTCGGATGTGCCGGGCCGCAGCCTGCAAGAAGTTTTGCGTAACGCCGATTTGCGCCGCTTTGCCAGCCGCGCGTTGCGCAGCGACGAGCCGATCGAAGACGATGTCGTGCTGCACGGCGCGCAGGAAAAAATCCTCCGCATCCGCGGCACTGCCTTGCGCGACGGCGCCGGCCGAAGCGTCGGGGCGGTGATTGTGCTCAACGACGTCACGCGATTTCGCCATCTGGAAAACGTCCGCCAGGATTTCGTCGCCAATGTCTCGCACGAACTGAAAACGCCGATCGCCTCGATCAAAGGATTCGTCGAAACGCTGCTGGATGGCGCCGTCGAGCATCGCGATGACGCGCTGCGGTTTCTCAAGATCATCGCCAAGCAGGCCGACCGGCTCAACGCGATCATCGAAGACCTGCTCAGCCTGGCGAAGATCGAGCAGAACGAACGTGCAGCCGATCTGCCCCTCGTGGATTCGTCGATCAAGGACGTGCTCGAGGCGGCGGTTTCCGATTGCCAAACCAAGGCTGCGGCGCGGCAAATCAGCGTAAAGCTGAACTGCGAACCTTCGCTTCGCGCGGCCATTAATCCGCCGCTCTTGGAACAAGCCGTGGCCAACCTCCTCGACAACGGCGTGAAATATAGCGAGCCGTCGCGGTTGGTTCAGATTCATGCCCAGCAGACGCTCGGCGAAGTGATTATCGCCGTCAGCGACGAAGGTTGCGGCATCGAAAGCGAACATCTGCCGCGGCTCTTCGAGCGATTCTATCGCGTCGATCGGGCCCGCAGCCGCAAACTGGGAGGAACGGGCCTGGGGCTATCAATCGTCAAGCACATCGTGCAAGCCCACCGCGGCCACATCACGGTCGCCAGCCGAATCGGCAAGGGAAGCACATTCACGATCCATTTGCCGATCGATCATCGCACTGCCCCGCGACATCAAGAGCCAGTGGAAACCGGCGCAGGCACCGCGGCGCGGTGACAGCCGTGTGCTGGCTCGTGTCGATCAAAACGCACCACGCATTGGCGATCTGCCGAATCCGTTCGAGCACGCCACCGAAGCAGTTGCGCTCCCACCCCCTGCCGGTGCCGGTTCGCCTGGACCATGCGGGTCGGGAGGAAAAGGGGTCAGAACCCGTTTTCTGCCCTGATGCTCTGTCAGCGGTTCGAACGCCGGATGAGACAGTGTGGAGCCTTCGAGCTTCGGATATCTACCAGGGTGGCGAGACCGAACCACTTTCTGCTGACCGAGCGTGCGTGGCAGCCCGCGAGTC is from Pirellulales bacterium and encodes:
- a CDS encoding ATP-binding protein, with translation MSRKRLVGQLLRSHLTIVCGVVLAAGWCASKALEETLISGVEDRMEAMARLVAGRRGNAFSGDTADFDQFAAQAAHALSGRFTIVRPSGEVIFDSQADTTKMDNHAGRPEIVEALAGSSGRSIRYSTTFNIRMLYVAVPVRSEDRIVGVVRAAVPASDIDPELSRLRWQVAFACVVILCGAMAVSWILSRHVARPVAEIASAARSLADGDLNTQFPAADTDELIGLTESIRQLAQQIEERSHVIGRKGHEQEAVLASMVEGVLAVDPQERVISLNRAAAELIGSRQSDVPGRSLQEVLRNADLRRFASRALRSDEPIEDDVVLHGAQEKILRIRGTALRDGAGRSVGAVIVLNDVTRFRHLENVRQDFVANVSHELKTPIASIKGFVETLLDGAVEHRDDALRFLKIIAKQADRLNAIIEDLLSLAKIEQNERAADLPLVDSSIKDVLEAAVSDCQTKAAARQISVKLNCEPSLRAAINPPLLEQAVANLLDNGVKYSEPSRLVQIHAQQTLGEVIIAVSDEGCGIESEHLPRLFERFYRVDRARSRKLGGTGLGLSIVKHIVQAHRGHITVASRIGKGSTFTIHLPIDHRTAPRHQEPVETGAGTAAR